AGGCATCTTTTAACGTCGCGCGCCCCAACGAGCGATAGCGAAACGATTTGGCGACGCCGGCTACGCTAATCGCGTTCTTCATAGATACTCGCCGAACGAATCTTTGTAGTGATTGTACGCCATTTGCGCGATCCCGAAGAGCACCAATGCCGTAAGCGCCAGGTATATCAGATCGCTCATTTTCGGAAACGTGTTATAGAAAAGGATCCGTTGATAACTCACGATGAGCGAGACTAACGGATTCGCCAGCGCGATCGGGCGAATCGCCTCGGGAATCGAGCTTGTCCTATAAAAAATCGGCGTCAGGTAGAAGCTCAGCATCACAAAATACGTTACCAGTTGCTGCACGTCGCGATAGAACACGTTAAACGTGGCGAACAAGGTTAGCGTCGCGAATGTTATCACGCTTTGCAGCACGATGAGGACCGGCAAGGCGATCAGCGCGATTCCTAGATGTCCGTGCAGAATGATCGCCAAAACGACGAACACGGGCAACGAGAGCAGAAAGTTTATGAGATTCGAGAGCACCGGGACGATCAGCAGCGCCTCGGTCGGGAAGACGGTCTTGCCCACGTACATTCGGCCGTCGACGATCGCGCTGGTGCCGAGCTGGAGCGCATTCGCGAACCAATTCCAGGCGAGCAACCCGCTCAAGAGATAGAGCGGAAAATTCGGGATGCCCACCTTGAGGTAGACTCCGAACACCAGCGTGTACACCGCCATAAAGAGCAGCGGATTCAGGAGCGTCCAGGCAAAACCGAGCGCCGAGCCTCGATAGCGAAGCTTCAGATCGCGCACAACCAGCTCGTAAATGAGCCAGCGAAAATGATGGAGCCTTCTCGCGAGGGCTACCGGAGGATGCGTTACGAGTTCTTGCGCCAAACCGAAGCTGAGGGTTCTTTTCGCAAGCGCCGAAGCCTCCACCTTACGAATGCGAAGCGCGCTGCGGAAAACGCTCGATATCCTCGAGCTTCACGGCTTTCGGGCCTTGGTCGTTCGCGGTACCCAAAAGCTGCGACGCATTACGGCGGCGCAATGGCGCTCCTTCCTGGAGCGACGACGTTGGGAGCTTGAAGTCGTTCGCGATGCCGCGCCGGCTCCGGTTCGCGTATCGAACGGGGCCGATCCGCTCGTCACGATCGTCGTCATAGGCGAAACGCTTCGCGGAACCCGCAACACGCTTGGCGCGATTGCACGAACGGCGCAAGGAATCTCCTACGAGGTCCTACTCGTCGCGGATCCGACGGAGCAGGGGATTGTCGATTACGCGCGTGCCTGCGAAGGGCTACGGATCGTTGCCTGCGGCGGCTCGTATACCGAGCATTTGAATGCGGGCGCGGCGGCCGCTACTGGGACGTACGTTGCGTTCGTTGCGTCCGGCGTCGTTCCGACCGGCGAATGGCTCGCGAACCTGCTCGCCCCGCTCCTCGCCGACGCACGCATCGTTGCCGGCGGCGCGCAGCTGCGTTCTCGCGATCGGCGGCTACTGCACGCAGGCGGCGCGTCGGACGGCAATGGAGCGCTCGTGGAAGTCGGCGTGGGCGACGAGCCGGGGCTTCATCAGTACGCCTACCTTCGCGACGCGGAGTTCGTCACGCCGCGCTTCATGCTCGTGCGCGCTGACGCGTTGCGCGCGGCCGGCGGCTTCCCCGAACCGTTCGCGGACGAGCATCGCTCGGCAGCCGGCTTTGCCCGCTCCCTGCGCTCGATCGGCGAACGCGTCGTCTACCAACCGACGGCGATCGCTTACGACGGCGACGCGATCGTTGCGGCAGCTCCCCACGCCGCCCAGAGTGATCTGGCTGCTCGCAGGCTGCAAGGAGAGCGACGCGTCTTAATCGTCGAT
This portion of the Candidatus Dormiibacterota bacterium genome encodes:
- a CDS encoding ABC transporter permease, with protein sequence MEASALAKRTLSFGLAQELVTHPPVALARRLHHFRWLIYELVVRDLKLRYRGSALGFAWTLLNPLLFMAVYTLVFGVYLKVGIPNFPLYLLSGLLAWNWFANALQLGTSAIVDGRMYVGKTVFPTEALLIVPVLSNLINFLLSLPVFVVLAIILHGHLGIALIALPVLIVLQSVITFATLTLFATFNVFYRDVQQLVTYFVMLSFYLTPIFYRTSSIPEAIRPIALANPLVSLIVSYQRILFYNTFPKMSDLIYLALTALVLFGIAQMAYNHYKDSFGEYL